ctgaaagagaatgttcactaatacatacactgcatagggggggccgggtagtctgaaaacaaagacaacaactattaatatcaagCATGGTAACgagatctataactatactcactgtcagGAGGTGGTACCCGATGAtcatctaaaagatatttgcaattaagatcagacatggaaacaggatctataactatactcactgtctggtggtggtaccctGTGATCATCTAAAAAGATATTTGCTATTAAGATCAAGTAATCAAAGTCATATGCTGGTACGTACTTTCATTTGATACCACACAAACTGATTCATCTGAAATGAAACTCATATATTAACATGAAATCTATGAAATGTCGCTAATACATACAGCTTGGTGGTGGCGACTCAGGCGCTGAAAAGAATGGAACTTTAGATACTTCTCGCTTTTCATATTCACCATTTCCTTACCATCTTCGAAGTAAAACACAGGGCTCGACGTGAACACTGAGAAAGATAATATTCTTAAGAAAATGAACTTGATGagaaaaaccaccaaaactcaccactatcatcatcatcttcaaaacTGGAGAAAACTGAGAAAGACAACCTTCATAAGAAACCTAACTTTAAGGTAAAAACCATCAAAACTTACCACCATCGTTGGCCATATTGCTTCCAAGTGATGCTCTAGGAACCAAATCTTCATTTTTTAAAGCTGACGCATCCTCATTATCATATCACATCCTCTCCTACTTTGTATAAACAACTTTTAGCAACAAGATGGTGGGCTAGAGAAATCCACATGTAGCAAAAGTCTTTGTAGTAAACAACCAATTGCAAACTAAGGAAAAACGCAACCAATAGGGAAAGTATGCACATCCTCTCCATCGGATTCCTTTTCAACATCCCCCTCACAGTCGACGATGGAAGCGCAGAAGTGCTACGCGGTCTCCGAGGACGATTGTATGTAtagaaagttttcccgtttttccctctctaaaaatgtgattctttgttaagattctgattgtctcctgacgggggatcttcctcttgtgaagacattgaagccaccacccagaactttctttatacaatatgatgagcatctgcgacgctgtcgttgtggtggattgtggtcatcgaatccatctcattggctagacaataacatccgaccttatctcggttgccatccaagctcggatcaaccatgaagcccagtgaacgatttgctttgacggtacaatggctgatgtacaaggatttgatgaaattaaactcctatctgaactgcaacgggccagaggccgattttcgtctcattatgcaaattctcccgtttccgatgcggacgaaacgaggaaagattagtcggaggctccaacgcttcgtcgccatcaagtgtgacttgttgcgacgatatcgtcagggtgacaatatctctccaaccatacttaatgctggactcaagcgaccaataattcgaaacttttacatccaacactcggaatacatcgtgcgtcgcaagaaagatggttgtcgcaaggtgtcgagtctggaggactatctgaaagaggtctgtacattgaagaaataaaatgagacatttttctttaaatgaggtattcctcttcaatcatttttattatcttgaggtcattgtgtacaaggttattgtcaaataaggaaacaatgctcttgagttggtaattcttacaaaggcgggaagcaaagaaacaaacaaaaagtccacagtgtgagctgtaaatgctttgaatgcatttctcgcagtactgatcaacaggtagatctagcagctcttcttcaatcggtggtagaccaaagctgtccacatagatgtacttgtcattcctgtcTCTCATGTACAATAGCCAGTGTTCTCCTGGACCGTCGTGTGggtgtgtattgataactataAACCCTTCTGTCGTTAAACTTGGTACCATATCAATTGCGAAGGTCCCGCGATACAGATTCAAAGTTTCATGGTTcagagaaaacaataattccagatcaaacacattcatgcttagtccactcgaacaacaagatcaccatcgactgataaaatcttgggtgcttcactaataagtataaccgacactgcgcaaggtaatggcttagcaaacttcatttcaatcctgcaattgcccttccgcaatggattaaagtaggaaccaaaactttcgtcagcactcaagttccaatgcatgataaaggaattttttttatatttttcataactcaactcaacatgtttttcattcagttgaTACAAGAATTCGTAGTAGCTTGCTCTA
This sequence is a window from Ornithodoros turicata isolate Travis chromosome 10, ASM3712646v1, whole genome shotgun sequence. Protein-coding genes within it:
- the LOC135370512 gene encoding uncharacterized protein LOC135370512; protein product: MKIWFLEHHLEAIWPTMVFSPVLKMMMIVCSRRALCFTSKMRLSRHHQAMNQFVWYQMKMITGYHHQTVSIVIDPVSMSDLNCKYLLDDHRVPPPDSEYSYRSRYHA